One genomic region from Torulaspora delbrueckii CBS 1146 chromosome 4, complete genome encodes:
- the RPP0 gene encoding 60S ribosomal protein uL10 (similar to Saccharomyces cerevisiae RPP0 (YLR340W); ancestral locus Anc_4.170) produces the protein MGGVREKKAEYFAKLREYLEEYKSIFIVGVDNVASQQMHQVRKALRGRGVVLMGKNTMVRRAIRGFVSELPDYEKLLPFVKGNVGFVFTNESLKDIKEVIIENKVAAPARAGAVAPEDIWVTAMNTGMEPGKTSFFQALGVPTKIARGTIEIVSDVKVVEAGNRVGQSEASLLNLLNISPFTYGLKIVQVYDAGQIFPSSILDITDEELVSHFVSAVSTIASISLAIGYPTLPSVGHTLINNYKNLLAVAIASNYVYPEIEELVDRIENPDKYASAAPAAAAASAGEETKEEAAAEEDEESEDDDMGFGLFD, from the coding sequence ATGGGAGGAGTCCGTGAAAAGAAAGCTGAATACTTCGCTAAGCTAAGAGAGTACTTGGAAGAGTACAAatccatcttcatcgttggTGTTGACAATGTTGCTTCTCAACAGATGCACCAAGTCAGAAAGGCCTTGAGAGGTAGAGGTGTTGTCTTGATGGGTAAGAACACCATGGTTAGAAGAGCCATCAGAGGTTTCGTTTCTGAATTGCCAGACTACGAAAAATTGTTGCCATTCGTCAAGGGTAACGTTGGTTTCGTTTTCACTAAcgaatctttgaaagacatCAAGGAAGTTATCATTGAGAACAAGGTTGCTGCTCCAGCCAGAGCTGGTGCTGTTGCCCCAGAAGATATCTGGGTTACCGCTATGAACACCGGTATGGAACCAGGTAAGacttctttcttccaagCTTTGGGTGTCCCAACCAAGATCGCCAGAGgtaccattgaaattgtCTCCGATGTCAAGGTCGTTGAAGCTGGTAACAGAGTCGGTCAATCCGaagcttctttgttgaacttgttgaacatcTCTCCATTCACTTACggtttgaagattgttCAAGTTTACGATGCTGGTCAAATCTTCCCATCCTCTATCTTGGATAtcactgatgaagaattggtcTCTCACTTCGTCTCTGCTGTGAGCACCATTGCTTCTATCTCTTTGGCTATTGGTTACCCAACCTTGCCATCTGTCGGTCACACTTTGATCAACAACTACAAGAACTTGTTGGCTGTCGCTATTGCTTCTAACTACGTCTACCCAgagatcgaagaattggTTGACAGAATTGAGAACCCAGACAAGTACGCTTCTGCTGCTCcagctgctgctgctgcctctgctggtgaagaaaccaaggaagaagctgctgctgaagaagacgaagaaagtgaagatgacgacATGGGATTCGGTCTATTCGATTAA
- the POP6 gene encoding ribonuclease P/MRP protein subunit POP6 (similar to Saccharomyces cerevisiae POP6 (YGR030C); ancestral locus Anc_4.169), which yields MEIPRIEFDGEDAHIDLDDQGQCMQFIRDKVIPGCVDDCQALEGEIIMFRKITKNDSIQQTLEKLEAGKTRFVCVYAYGPHIHKLLSVVEIFKKIPSRKSESKVTLKQWNKLSSFVSVQQGQNELLEKRTRVPILITVIAKPSDQEPLELPLKAFTKQ from the coding sequence ATGGAAATTCCAAGgattgaatttgatggtGAAGATGCACATATCGATCTTGATGATCAGGGACAATGCATGCAATTCATACGAGACAAGGTGATACCAGGTTGTGTTGATGATTGTCAGGCATTGGAAGGTGAAATCATTATGTTCCGTAAGATCACAAAAAATGATAGTATTCAACAAACACTGGAGAAACTCGAGGCTGGTAAAACGCGGTTCGTTTGTGTGTATGCTTATGGTCCGCACATCCATAAACTACTTAGCGTTGTTGAgatattcaagaagattccATCAAGGAAAAGTGAATCGAAAGTCACTCTAAAACAATGGAATAAACTCAGTAGTTTTGTATCTGTGCAGCAAGGTCAAAACGAACTGCTAGAAAAACGTACAAGAGTGCCAATTCTCATTACAGTGATTGCGAAACCATCAGATCAAGAGCCCCTGGAATTGCCGTTGAAAGCCTTTACCAAGCAATGA